The Solanum lycopersicum chromosome 8, SLM_r2.1 DNA segment AGGACCCCTTAAAATTTGCTGCTTGGGAGGGAAAGAGAAACAGATTTTTAGCTTAAGAACATCAATAGCTTGCGGATTtctgatgtaccgtggtttcacggtactttcaataatttttccttaagattggtgTTTGTCTAGAGCCTTTTCGTAAtagttttaacatgtttttatctttgttttgcaggaaaggtGTCCAACCCAAAAACGCAGAAGGCAGCTGAGAGTTAGTGCAGAGGTGACCCACGAAGGCTATCGACAGTCCTTCGTTTCATTGACGGACCGTAGATGGTGACCGTCGAATGATAGTTCAGGCATCTAGAGAAACTTGGGGAAATCTGACcaaagtgtggggctacggaagGATCAACGATCCATTGATTGATCAACGGACCGTCCTATTGAATCTTCGCTAAGCTCagtgtcgcgccccattttcacAGAAAatgggttttgtgcacgacctaacaactcttttgggatttcgagtttggagtcgccacctaacgaattaaggcgcgttagggcacctatctaacataactaagtctaactaaggtcaacgagccagagattagggtaagggttcaaattacctcgagaggaaggtgttaggcatccctcgaggtccacaagtttgggtcccggccgtatctcatgcaatctatgtgagggttacaattagcaatcaaggtcacttgatttattaatttatttaatcttgctaagtgataacatatataaaaacaattaatactattttattatttttcattaatttgagcatgcaaggctaggtgatagcaataaacaatcaagttttatttttatttaagcatatgagactatgttataaacaaaattggCAAAAATTAAACGATTAGTATGTGCgaaaataaagtttgaaaattgataagttttgagtaggaaatttttattttaaaaaaatgtttgtttctttatagggatgatgccacgatattgttgatcgcgctcctctaccatagaaacaattttgatttgaggtcggtctaaaaaatagtttatgtttttttaaaatgatttaaaagattttagttaacatgtaggcacataaatacacataattccttttgaaattcatgggtaggtggtacttccgggGACGCGTCAGGTTttaaaattggaactagacctcgtaATTCCTTTGACTTttccactaacgataggttaggagatagtgcttataatttattttcaaaataaacaatgtcataatcaatccaaaattttaaaggaagattgaataatgacttttaagaaaattatattgcaaaactttgtaagtaaaaaaaaaactagtagaaCAATAAAGgtggtaaatttattaaatgcaaaggttttgatatgaaatattcaaaagccaagtagtttgttaaatgcatgaaatgatttcaatttattatcactattattttttaaaaataacatattgcatcatGAATGCGGAAATCTTCAAGAAGACAAATGggattactaattaaataatactaactaatattagggggagggcacaaatatgcacaaacaaattttatttttattatggatATGCTAAAAGTTTAAGCCTATAGACATGGTTTCTATGtgttctaaaaaaaaaacagagtaacacatatatgcatgattttgtaaatctaaatgatatgaacagtTTAATCCTTAGACATGATTTCTACGTGACAAGACAATGCTAaaaaagttataacattttaaaaacatctaatcagcctactaaattattacgatttgattttaacattcaaaaattaatggaatctagttattttttattttttttagaattattaacaaaagcgtcaagcaaattgaaaattgattagattataacacctacaaacaataattctaggtggttaaagacaaacctataggcatgattgtaagtttttttttaaaaaaaatttataataaacaaGTAGGCAtgtaaatccccctcccctagacgatcccccaaataaatttatataaatgatctttagagttacaaatgttacaacattcgaataaataaaataagaaagaaaaaatgtagattcaaataagcaaataaatctttcttcatggTTAATCtttaacttgaacttcaagtttgaaacctgtcaaagcaatcaaataactacacaagtaatcacattTATTAGTCAAGGTGAGACATTATGCAACTGTTTAACAACTTATACATAACGAAGAAATAGAACAATGAGCTCACACAAatgtatgaatataaaaataatttaaatgttaattCCGAATACTAACCGGTTAAGTAAATTAGGAATGGTAGCAATGAAAAACCAGTTGATCCAACCTTTACTCGAACAAAAGCAAAATAGCAAACTAGCGAGAAGAGCACTTGAATGTTTATCGAAATCTTAATGTATttagagtagcaagagagcaatgagagaatgaagagtgatgagagaacttgtgattgagagtgaatgatTGTATGAGTTGATGAAATAATGAAGGGAgggggtcttatttatatagcaaagagggggaaacaaataaggaaaagaaatatttaaaggaatcaattaaatatattgttttccTTCTTATAAAAGAGGACCaaatcagaaaattttaaaatatttcactaccaaatataaacaagtaagaataaattaatagagcaaaatatattttctccttAAATAAAGAGGAGCCAAAATCATAAAGATATTATTCTACCATAAATAAGCAAGTaagaaatcaattaattttcaaattaaaaaaaatctttatttcaaaacagccaaaatcatatttgaaaaaacaatattatttttttaaattttttttacaaaagtaAACAAGTAAGAAACCTGTCAATTTTAAATTAAGGCAAAGAAATCAATTACCTGATACACCCAGTAGGATAAGCAAAGAAAGAGTAGATTAATATAAACACAGATTTATACGGTCCAAACGAGAAAACAAAGCTATTTTTTAAGACAATCTTCCAAAGCAATATCCTCATAAACTTTTCTAAAATCAGCAAATTAATTTAACGATTATTGAGATTTGAGAGAAACAGACATCAATTTGATCCAACCATTCCTACAAAATTTAACCAACACAATTCCAATCAAGGGGGATTAACAAATAATGAAGGGAGATAACTCAATATAAACAAGAGAGAATTTAGATATCAccttagtaataaataaaaaaaaaggattcaCATTATTACCGATTAAAGGCTTAAATCATATAACACAATGGTAGACTTTCAACGGTATGGggaacacatttagaaatcatcaATTAGAACATGAGTAGACCAATAAACACTGTAACAAGACTAAGATATCTaatcacataaattaattcacaaaatcATACAACGATATAGTAGCATGAAAAGATTCTTGCATAATACGAGCATGTAAGTCAtttaaatctagaaaatttattagaatGAGGTTTGAAATGAAAACTGACCTGGAAGGATCTGTACAGATCCGTCCTTAACATACTCTTGACTTCTGTCAAAATTCTGTCTTGCTTGCTGCGCGCAGCTGCTGATTGTTGGTGGCCTGGGATTATGCCGGAGTTGGCTGCAGGTGTTCCCTGTTGCTGCACACTCCGCGCTGCTGTCCTCGCGAGATTCTGTTGGAGAATAGaagcaaaaaagaaaaggaaggagAAGAGAGGAGAAGGTTTCCATTGATGGCCGACTCATTGCCTCGCCGGAGTTCGCTTGATGCTCCTCGCCAGAATACTGTGTGCTGCTACTGTCCATGCCGGTCACTGCTGTCGGCTACTGCTGGTGGTCCCGTCGTGCTGTCCCTGCAGGGGTAGAAAAGGGGAGGGAAAACAGAGAGGGGAAACGGGGAAAGAGAGGAAGAGGAGAGGGGGCGGCGGCTGCTGTCTCTGGTCTGCTGCTGCTGTCGCGCGCCTCTTCAGGCATTGCTGCTGCGCTGGCTGCCGGTGGTTCTGTCCAGTGATACCTACAAAAGAAGGAAAGGAAGGGGAAGAGGAAAGGGAAGGGAAGAGACGGAAGGGGAGAATAAAGGGGCGATTGGGAAGAAGGGGGAGAGAAAGACGAAGGAGGAGCGAGACGGAAAGGTCACCAACGATGATGACTTTCGCCGGAAAAAATGGAGGAGAGGGAGAGAGAAGGGAGAGGGGAGGCGGCTGGAGAGGAAGAGGAGGGAGAAGAATTGGTTagaattttaggttttggggtctTTTGGTgttgagaaaataaaagatttaatcACAACCGTTGATCTAATTTGAAATAAGAGACTAGgattcaattaataaaatagatggatgagattaaaagatgaGATGTATTGAAATCAGATTGGATTGAATATGGAATGGCTACAATTGCAATTAaaatggctagaattgaaatgaaagagaggctatgattataataaaaatttaattggagtagctagaattgaaagaaattatgacAGAATAGgatagaatttaaaatttaaggaaagtgtaggaattactatttaattaaaatactacatatattaaaatatttttatataattgaaaatcatttaaattttaacatttgaaattcattaataattttaaaatattttaataatatttatgataacTTTATAAAGTAACACatactaaaacatataattttcaagcGAAGTCggctaaaaattctaaaatttaaagtacatatttaatcgaatagtatTCCTAAAATGGTCAAaagtcggtcaaaattgggtgtcaacagctgccccttggttgattgagaatgaagaatgaattgtcagGCAAACAATGTTGACTTAGTAGCCGATTTTGTCCGACCGACGACAGATGTCAGTGGGGTCAATTGAAAcgatatagagttgaaaaagGGTACGATCGAGACTTTGGTGTTAGGTCACCTACATATCTCTTGTTATACGAGAATCAGGTCGTGAGTAGTTCTAGATTCAAGAgcaaatgaaactcttaaaaTTGAAAGAGCACTAAGGTATTTGAAAGGCACTATATCGAATTGAATGGATAAGATTAGAGTAGCGAGAAAAGAGAGATAGAGTGGCTAAAACAGCATGATAGAATAAGGTAATCAGCCTTTGAGCACGGTTCAGAGTATGAGTAGCAAAGAATTGATAGAGTCATTGGTGTTATAGAGGATAGCATGATAATTGTAATCAAGGGCGATCGATCATATCTACAAATTATAGATAAAATGTTAgcttataaatagataaagtatgaccaataataataaaatatgagttctaaATAGACAAGAGGTGATAAAAAGCGTATATGTTTGAGACGTAGTGCAAACCTTGATAGTCTTTAACTTCTTGAAGGATTGAAACCCATCTCCAATGCATTTGATACTATAAAGATATGATAATATAGACGAAAATATCTGGTTGTAAGGAGAGTCTAAACGTCATTTTAAGGCAGACGAACCTAAGTGTCATTTTAAGGCGGACGGCCTAAATATCTTATAAAGCGGATGAATAAATGTCCTATGAGGTAGACAAgactaaatgtccctttaagGTGGACGGCCTAAATGTCCTATAAGATGGACAAACCTAAATGTCGttttaaggcggacgagcctaaatgtcctattgtaaggcggatgATCCTAGATGTcacattgtaaggcggacgagccaagatgtcgcattgtaaggcggacgagcctagaagtcgcattgtaaggcggacgagcctagatgtcgcattgtaaggcggacgatcctagatgtcgcattgtaaggcggacgagcctaaatatcgcattgtaaggcagacgagcctagaTGAAGAGACAGTAGGTCACAGTGGCGAGTTGAATCCGAAGATATCTTCATGGTAGCTTGAATGATAGATGAGTAGCGAAACGATAGTGCGAGTAGCCAAGAATTTGTCGGAGCCTTTGTTTGTAAACAAGAGAACAGCCGTTCAAAAGGAGACTTTGTCTGTAATTTTCAAATCTATAACTTGTAATATAGCCCAAATAGAGTAATTAGAACATACACATCAAAATAAATGGTAAATGTAAACATGATGCAATTCCCATGTTGACCATGAATTTTTGCCTTAAGATCGTGAAAAAATGACGTCTTAGGCTATGATGTCTAGGGCCATGATATGCGGGGTGTATCCTCaggtcatgaaaatgttgtctGTAGGCCATGAAAATGACgcctttagactatgacacCTTCGGATCATGATAGACAGAAATTAAACCCTTAGGCCATGATATGATGTCCGCAGGCTATGAAGATGATTCCTTTAGACTATGATACCTTAGGGACATGGTAAGCATAAAATAAGTCCTCAGGCCATGAAAGATGACGCCTTTGGAGGATGACGCCTTTGGAATATAAGTAATGAGTAAAGAGAGTGTATCTGTTTTTGGCATCTATTGATACTTATGACTTGATTTGATTCGAGCACATGTAAACTTCGAGCACGATGCAATCCTTGTCTTATGCAAACTTCGGGCACAATGCAGTCTCGGGCATAATGtgatgatgcatttcttcgggcacatgcaatatcgagcacaatgcaatgatgcaCTTCTTCGGGCACAATGTAATATCGAGCACATGCAGTATCGGGCATATGttatgatgcatttcttcgggcacatccaatatcgggcacatgcaatgatgtATTTCTTCAGGCACATAAAATATCAAGCGCATGCAATAATGCATTTCTTCGAGCATAagtcaatattgggcatatgcGATGATGTATTTATTCGGGCACATGAAATATCGAGCTTATGCAAtaatgcatttcttcgggcacatgcaatatcaaGCACATGAAATGATGCGTTTCAGCATTCTCGGGCATAATATAATGATGTAGTTCTTTGAGCATAGTGCGATATCAGGAGTAGGTGCAAATGATGCAATATCGGGAATAATGTAATTTGTCAGCACAACAGTTGCTTGAGGGCATACAGTAGCTTGGGCGTACGCCTTATTGGAGGGATCGAGTGTCATTTGTCGGGCTCAAATGTGGTAATGTTGATTGTTGAAGTTGCCTTTGTATATGTACCTGTATTTTctacattcaaagaaaaaaatagttagTTTAAAGGGAGGAGGTTGATCTGTATCCATGATTTGGCGCAACGTGCTCCTCTGGCTTGCCATCCACACCTCTTCGAGCgtctgattttttttaaaaggtggGTGGGGAAACTTTGAAAGATTTTGAAATCATCATTTAATAAAAGCTGATGTCGAATCTTTGACCATGGCATAGGTTGAGACTTTACAACGTCTGACTCAAAAGTGGAGCTATCATTTGATCTTCGTTGTAAGCAGACTGCTTGTTGAGGAGAAACTTTCGGTGAAATTTTTGAGTTtactcaaaaattctgccccagtaTGAAGATGTGCCAGGAGAAAtcttgatggaatttttgagatgcTCTGAAAAACTCTGCCCCAGTTATCAATagaaaaaggggaaaatgaaagttttatttataataagacCGAACCCCATAggagcgcctacgtatcccctcTTAAACGGGAATCAGGTCTGACGTAGTTCCAAATTACAAAAGAGCATGAATCAATCTCTAGATGTAATACTTTTTAACATAATCTGAATTGATAGGTTTTGGCCAAACTTCTCCATCCATTTCTGCAAGTATGAGGGCTCCGCCTGTCAGTACTCGAGAGACTATGTACGGACCTTGCCAGTTTGGTGAAAATTTACCCTTTGCCTCGTCTTGATTTGGAAAAATCCGTTTCAAAACCAGTTTCCCAGGTGAGAAATGTCTGGGTTTAACCTTCTTTTTGAAAGCTCTGGCCATTCTATTCTGATAGAGCTGACCATGACAAATGGCGTTAATTCTTTTTCCATCtataatgccaaatttttctgCCCAAGCATCACTCAACTTTtcttcttggatgatccttaGGGACGGTATCTCTACTTGGTGGGTATCACAGCTTCAGTGCCGTATACTAAGAAGTAAGGTGTGGCCTCTGTGGAAGTTCTGATTGTGGTACGATACCCCAGCAATGCGAAAGGTATCTTTTCCTGCCAGTGTTTGTGATTATCGATCATCTTGCGCAATAtccttttgatgtttttgtttgCTGCCTCAACATCCCCGTTCATCTGTGGCCTGTATGCTGTAGAGTTTCGATGATTGATCTTGAACTTCTCACACATTGATCTCATTAGGTCACTGTTTAGGTTGGTGCCGTTGTCGGTGATGATTGACTCAGGAATTCCAAACCTACAACTAATGTTATTTTTGACAAAGTCATCCACAACTTTCTTTGTCACTGATTTATGGGAGGTGGCCTcaacccacttggtgaaatagtCAATTGCGATAAGAATGAATATGTGCCCGTTGGATGCTGTTGGCTCGATTGGACCAATGACATCCATGCCCCATGCTGCGAACGGTCAAGGTGAACTAGTGACATGGAGTTCGTTGGGAGGTACTCGAATCATATCTGCATGAGTCTGAAATTGACGATATTTCTGGACGTAGCGAATGCAGTCTGTCTCCATAGTTAGCCAATAATATCCTAATCTCAGAATCTTCTTTGCTAATGTAAAACCTTTAATGTGAGGGCCACAGGTGCCTGCATGTATCTCTTCGACCAGCCTGCGAGCCTCTCTTGCTTCGACGCATCTTAGCAGCCCCAAATCGGGAGTTCTCCTATAGAGGATTTCCCCACTTAAAAAGAATTGGGTTGCTAACCTTCGAATTGTACGCTTTTGTACACTTGTTGCATCTCCTGTGTATTCACCACTCTTCAAATATTCTCTAATGTCATCATACCAGGGCTTTGCATCTGgctcttcctcaacatggaaaCAATAAGCTGGTTGTTCATGTATGTGAATGTGAAGAGGATCGATGTAATTGTGATCAGGGTGTCGAAGCATAGAACAGAGTGGCTAAGGCATCTGTGAATTCATTTTGGACCCTTGGTACATGTCTAAATTCTGTTTTGACAAACCTTTTACATAGCCTATGCACGCACTCCAAATATGGTAAcaacttttgattttttgttgccCAATCACCCCGAACCTAATGGATCAATAGGTCTGAATCCCCTATTATTAGCATTTCTTGGACATCCAAGTCAATCGCCCGTCGAACACCTAGTATGCAGGCTTCGTATTCGGCCATATTATTTGAGCAAAGGAATCTGAGTTTTGCTGATACTTGATAATGTTGCCCAGTGGGTGAGATCAAAACAGCCCCTACGCCGGATCCGTTCAGATTTTTAGCTCCATCAAAGAACATTCTCCATCCATCATATTCTTCAGAAATGTCCTCTCCCACAAAGGCCACCTCTTCATCTGGGAAGTAGGTCTTCAACGGCCTGTAATCATCGTCCACGGGATTCTCTGCCATGTGGTCTGCTAATGCCTGTGCTTTCACTGCTTTTTGTGTGACATACACTATGTCAAATTCGATCAACAATATCTTCCATTTTGCCAGTTTACCTGTGGGCATGGGCTTTTGAAAGATATACTTCAAAGGATCCATCCTTGAAATCATATAAGTAGTATGCAATAAGAGGTAATGTCGTAACTTTTGGGCAACCCATGTTAGAGCACAACAGGTACGCTCTAATAGAGAGTATCGGGCTTCGCACGATGTGAACTTCTTGCTCATATAATATATTGCTTGCTCCTTCCTCCCTGTTTCATCGTGTTGTCCTAAGATGCAACTGAAAGCATTATCCAATACTGAAATATACAAAAGTAATGGTCTACCTGACTCTGGTGGAACCAACACAGGAGGATTGGATAAATAGTCTTTGATCTTGTCAAATGCATGTTGACATTTGCTTGTCCATTTCACCGCAGCACCCTTTTTGAAAAGCTTGAAGATAGGTTCACATATGACAGTATACTAAGCTATGAAACGACTACTGTAATTAAGTCGCCCTAAGAAATTCATTACCTTCTTCTTGCTCTTTGGCGGGGGAAGGTCACGAATGGCTTTGATCTTCGATGGGTCCAATTCTATACCTCGACGACAGACAATGAAACCTAATAGGTTACCAGCAGGCACACCAAAGACACATTTTGCCGGATTCATTTTCAGATTGTACATGCGTAGCCTGGCAATGAATTTCCATAAGTCCTCCAGATGATTTGAACTTTCCTTTGATTTGATGAtgacatcatccacataaacttcaATTTCCTTATAGATCATGTCATGAAACAAAGTAGTCATTGCTCTCATGTACATAGCCCCAGCATTCTTTAATCCAAAAAGCATCACCTTGTAGTTATAGACGCCCCACGGCGTGATGAAGGAAGTTTTCTCAGCGTCATCTTTGTGCATCTCAATTTGATGATAGCTGGCAAAGCAGTCCACGAATGACTGAGTTTCGTGCTTAGCACAATTGTCAATCAGTATGTGTATGTTTGGTAAGGGAAAGTTGTCGTTAGGGCTATCTTTATTGAGATCTCGGTAATCCACGCAAACTCTGACCTTGCCGTCTTTCTTAGGCACTGGAA contains these protein-coding regions:
- the LOC104648777 gene encoding uncharacterized protein; translated protein: MLRHPDHNYIDPLHIHIHEQPAYCFHVEEEPDAKPWYDDIREYLKSGEYTGDATSVQKRTIRRLATQFFLSGEILYRRTPDLGLLRCVEAREARRLVEEIHAGTCGPHIKGFTLAKKILRLGYYWLTMETDCIRYVQKYRQFQTHADMIRVPPNELHVTSSP